Proteins encoded in a region of the Armatimonadota bacterium genome:
- a CDS encoding alpha-galactosidase, producing the protein MTNQEQQKAKTWFEEHFKSTDCRLPFSFIYNDNKSASFLKSWKSEWSMGKSEAGSSQQTLTLSDPETKLQCRCEVTTFDKYPAVEWVIYFKNNGSTPTQIIEDILPLDTDLEIGKEQPAIVHYAKGSDCKIDDFEPLKSKIGIIYPLHLAPQCGRSSDGTLPFFNLEMGSEGVIGAIGWTGAWKADITRLEDDTHLNISAGMKKTHLRLEPGEEIRTPRILLLFWEDDMTGAHNMLRQFILAHHSPYYDGKVLQGPICEAAWGANMDYRQIQKARWWKDNNLPVEYFWIDAGWHGDGDYDENSDTFGGEWWKHVGNWWPNKTTYPNGLKPVGDTLKEMEYKFLLWMEPERVFKDTYFTREHPEWLLGPDGDNYLFNLGLPEARRALTDLVLNTLTEGSVTCYRQDFNFDPSPYWEKADAPDRVGMSEIRHIEGLYAFWDELRARMPNLVIDNCSSGGRRIDLETISRSIPLWRSDYQCALDFDPIGMQGQTQGLAPWIPLSTGCYNRKDAPDKYAFRSALGPGIVMNLNIYGPEPSCQIPFEWIRDAMNEEFEVRKYFYGDFYPLLSYSLADDLWAAWQYDRPDLGEGIVVAMRRPKSPFTSMNTPLHGLDASALYEIRSADGGDSIRAKGSELAQGGLKIEINDKPGSALYIYRIVKSCK; encoded by the coding sequence ATGACCAATCAAGAACAGCAAAAAGCAAAAACCTGGTTTGAGGAGCATTTCAAATCTACAGATTGCAGACTTCCATTTTCGTTTATTTACAACGATAATAAATCGGCATCTTTCCTGAAGAGTTGGAAGTCTGAGTGGAGCATGGGCAAGTCAGAGGCGGGTTCGTCTCAGCAGACCCTCACTCTCAGCGATCCAGAGACGAAACTCCAGTGCAGGTGCGAGGTCACCACATTCGATAAATATCCGGCGGTCGAGTGGGTCATCTACTTCAAAAACAACGGCAGCACCCCTACGCAAATTATAGAAGACATTCTGCCGCTGGATACGGACCTGGAAATTGGAAAAGAACAGCCCGCGATAGTCCACTATGCAAAGGGCAGCGACTGTAAGATTGACGATTTCGAGCCCCTCAAGAGCAAGATCGGAATAATCTACCCGCTGCATCTGGCACCGCAGTGCGGAAGATCGTCCGATGGAACGCTTCCGTTCTTTAACCTGGAGATGGGCAGCGAAGGCGTGATCGGAGCAATAGGCTGGACCGGCGCATGGAAAGCCGATATAACTCGACTCGAAGATGACACTCATCTTAATATCAGTGCCGGAATGAAGAAAACTCATCTAAGGCTGGAGCCTGGTGAGGAAATCCGCACTCCTCGTATCCTGCTGCTGTTTTGGGAAGATGACATGACGGGCGCACATAACATGCTGCGGCAGTTTATCCTGGCTCATCACAGCCCATATTATGATGGAAAAGTCCTTCAGGGGCCGATCTGCGAAGCAGCCTGGGGAGCGAATATGGACTACCGGCAAATACAAAAGGCGCGGTGGTGGAAAGATAACAATCTCCCTGTTGAATATTTCTGGATAGACGCGGGCTGGCACGGTGACGGCGATTATGACGAGAATTCAGATACATTCGGTGGTGAGTGGTGGAAGCACGTCGGCAACTGGTGGCCGAACAAGACCACTTATCCCAACGGTCTGAAGCCTGTCGGAGACACATTGAAGGAGATGGAATACAAGTTTTTGCTGTGGATGGAACCTGAGAGAGTCTTTAAGGATACTTATTTCACTCGCGAACATCCGGAATGGCTCCTGGGTCCGGATGGAGACAACTATCTCTTCAATCTGGGTCTGCCTGAAGCGCGCCGGGCATTGACGGATCTGGTATTGAATACTTTGACTGAGGGCAGTGTTACATGCTACCGGCAGGATTTCAACTTCGACCCGTCTCCATACTGGGAAAAGGCTGATGCGCCGGACAGGGTCGGAATGAGTGAAATACGTCATATAGAAGGGCTATACGCTTTCTGGGACGAGCTGAGAGCAAGAATGCCTAACCTGGTTATAGATAACTGCTCCAGCGGAGGACGCAGGATAGACCTGGAGACGATATCGCGCAGTATCCCGTTATGGCGAAGCGATTATCAGTGCGCCCTTGATTTTGACCCGATTGGAATGCAAGGTCAGACGCAGGGCCTTGCGCCTTGGATTCCATTAAGCACCGGCTGCTATAATCGCAAAGACGCTCCCGATAAATACGCATTCAGAAGCGCGCTTGGACCCGGTATTGTAATGAATTTGAATATTTACGGGCCCGAGCCATCCTGCCAAATCCCGTTCGAGTGGATAAGAGATGCTATGAACGAAGAGTTTGAGGTGCGTAAGTACTTCTATGGAGATTTCTATCCGCTGCTCTCATACAGCCTGGCTGACGACTTATGGGCAGCCTGGCAGTATGACAGGCCGGATTTGGGTGAGGGGATAGTTGTGGCTATGCGCAGACCAAAGAGCCCTTTTACCAGCATGAACACGCCATTACATGGCCTCGATGCTAGCGCTCTGTATGAAATCCGTTCTGCCGATGGAGGCGACTCGATTCGGGCTAAGGGAAGCGAGCTTGCGCAGGGCGGGCTGAAAATTGAGATCAACGACAAGCCCGGCAGCGCCCTGTATATATACAGGATTGTGAAAAGCTGCAAATAG
- a CDS encoding dienelactone hydrolase family protein — translation MSKSQLKYSIYLPQGYDEEKNKLWPLVFFLHGAGERGDDLEKPKVHGPLKLAAQGRQFPFIILAPLCPEDSWWNNEIDKVIDLLDDIESNYNVDKSRIYLTGISMGGYGTWGLAARIPERLAAIAPICGGGNPANAPLIKDIPMWVFHGDADPTVPLEKSQEMVDAVRSAGGSPKFTIYPSVEHDCWTATYESDEFWKWLLGQRRSSGR, via the coding sequence ATGAGCAAATCTCAACTAAAATACAGCATATATCTGCCTCAAGGTTATGATGAGGAAAAAAACAAACTCTGGCCGCTTGTGTTTTTTTTGCACGGCGCAGGCGAGAGGGGCGATGACCTTGAAAAGCCGAAAGTGCACGGTCCCCTAAAACTGGCTGCGCAGGGCAGGCAGTTTCCGTTTATAATCCTGGCTCCGCTTTGCCCTGAGGACAGTTGGTGGAATAACGAGATCGACAAAGTCATAGATTTGCTCGATGATATAGAGTCAAATTATAACGTGGATAAGAGCCGGATATATCTGACTGGAATAAGCATGGGCGGTTACGGCACATGGGGCCTTGCGGCCAGAATTCCAGAAAGGCTGGCAGCTATAGCGCCGATCTGCGGTGGAGGCAATCCGGCGAACGCGCCTCTAATTAAAGATATCCCCATGTGGGTCTTTCACGGCGACGCAGACCCGACTGTCCCGCTTGAAAAGTCTCAGGAAATGGTTGATGCGGTGCGATCAGCAGGCGGCAGCCCAAAGTTTACTATATATCCCAGTGTTGAGCACGACTGCTGGACGGCTACTTATGAGAGTGATGAGTTTTGGAAGTGGCTGCTGGGTCAGAGACGATCTTCCGGCAGGTGA
- a CDS encoding redox-sensing transcriptional repressor Rex: MPSGIKVPMPTLERLATYLTILTDLKIRNIETISSADIEMRTGVSAAAFRKDLSYFGEFGRPGIGYNVNELHSRISHILKIEKPQPVVLVGAGHLGSALARYQPLRAENFHIVAAFDSNPNKIGRQLWDLAIMDIADIVEQNKLLSARIGIIAVPALAAQEVADKLVEAKVTAILNFAPTLLRLPAGITVRNVDFLQELAVLSYHLPEDRL; this comes from the coding sequence ATGCCGAGCGGAATCAAGGTCCCCATGCCGACACTCGAACGGCTGGCGACCTACCTGACAATTCTTACCGATCTCAAAATCAGGAATATCGAGACGATATCCTCTGCTGATATCGAGATGCGCACGGGTGTCAGCGCGGCTGCATTCAGGAAGGACTTATCATATTTCGGTGAGTTTGGCCGTCCGGGGATAGGCTATAACGTCAATGAGCTGCACTCGCGCATCAGCCATATTCTCAAGATAGAGAAGCCTCAGCCTGTGGTGCTGGTCGGCGCGGGTCATTTAGGCTCGGCTCTGGCGCGTTATCAGCCTCTTAGGGCGGAAAACTTCCACATTGTAGCGGCGTTCGATAGCAACCCCAACAAGATCGGCAGACAGCTTTGGGACCTTGCAATAATGGATATCGCCGATATAGTGGAGCAGAACAAGCTACTTTCCGCCAGGATCGGGATCATAGCTGTCCCGGCGCTTGCCGCCCAGGAGGTTGCGGATAAGCTGGTAGAGGCAAAAGTTACAGCAATTCTCAATTTCGCCCCCACATTGCTCCGCCTGCCCGCAGGTATCACTGTGCGAAATGTTGATTTCTTGCAGGAACTGGCTGTGCTTTCTTATCACCTGCCGGAAGATCGTCTCTGA
- a CDS encoding serpin family protein — MKKRYWLFVFAGLLAVTAALCARHFQAKRAMGKVLPVNKKLISANTDFSIRLFKDIASRRSGRNTLISPSSVSMSLAMAYNGSKGDTRKLMGAVLGLDKMSLHEINNSNANLLVNLNNPGRGVNISAANGMWTGKVFPIVPSFIDISRKYYDAEVASLDFTHRSAKSAIDGWVRKKTHGRIDNIAEDLGGLTVLCLANAIYFKGTWTFRFDKNETQAEPFMLEDGKIKSVPMMSQEGRFRYCMGQNFEAAALPYGSKRMSMYIFVPCEGCSLSEFLKTLNAKNWNKWLPSFQEQKVRVTLPRWKLECETNLIPPCTDLGMGNIFDSGKCDFSGICKSDRNDVYISSLKQKAFIEVNEEGTEAAAATFMVLKARCATPEVRANRPFFYAIRDDMTGTILFMGTVVDPAMDAGIL, encoded by the coding sequence ATGAAAAAACGCTATTGGTTATTTGTCTTTGCGGGATTACTGGCGGTGACCGCTGCTTTATGCGCTCGACATTTTCAAGCAAAACGCGCTATGGGAAAAGTTTTGCCGGTAAATAAGAAACTGATTTCCGCCAATACTGACTTTTCAATCCGGCTGTTCAAGGATATTGCCTCCAGGCGATCGGGACGCAATACCCTGATATCTCCAAGCAGCGTTTCAATGTCTCTTGCAATGGCCTACAACGGCTCCAAAGGCGATACGCGCAAGCTGATGGGCGCTGTTTTAGGACTAGATAAGATGAGCCTGCATGAGATCAACAATTCCAACGCGAACCTGCTCGTAAACCTCAACAATCCAGGCAGGGGAGTAAATATTTCAGCAGCAAATGGCATGTGGACCGGCAAGGTATTTCCTATTGTGCCCAGCTTTATCGATATATCCAGAAAATATTATGATGCCGAAGTTGCCAGCCTTGATTTCACCCACCGTTCCGCAAAGTCTGCAATAGATGGCTGGGTCAGGAAAAAGACGCACGGCCGGATAGACAATATTGCCGAAGACCTCGGCGGCTTGACCGTACTCTGCCTTGCCAACGCGATCTATTTCAAGGGCACATGGACTTTTCGCTTTGACAAGAATGAGACGCAGGCAGAGCCGTTCATGCTCGAAGACGGCAAGATAAAGAGCGTGCCTATGATGTCCCAAGAGGGCAGATTTAGATATTGCATGGGCCAAAATTTTGAAGCTGCCGCACTGCCCTATGGCAGCAAACGAATGAGCATGTATATATTTGTTCCATGTGAAGGCTGCAGTCTTAGTGAATTTCTAAAGACCTTGAATGCAAAGAACTGGAATAAATGGCTGCCCAGTTTTCAAGAGCAGAAGGTGAGAGTTACGCTGCCTCGCTGGAAGCTTGAGTGCGAGACCAATCTTATACCCCCGTGCACGGATTTGGGTATGGGGAATATCTTTGACTCAGGAAAATGTGACTTCAGTGGAATTTGCAAAAGTGATCGAAACGACGTTTACATAAGTTCGCTGAAGCAGAAGGCATTTATTGAAGTCAACGAAGAGGGCACAGAAGCTGCCGCAGCCACCTTTATGGTTCTAAAGGCCAGGTGTGCAACTCCAGAAGTCCGGGCTAACAGACCGTTCTTCTACGCTATTAGAGACGATATGACCGGCACGATCCTCTTTATGGGCACTGTCGTTGATCCTGCGATGGATGCTGGCATATTGTGA
- a CDS encoding FlgO family outer membrane protein, with translation MHRLIALICAVFAISAIPAQAEDYPIVISPKTVAELTKKLSDKITADSAWSTSKTVAILDFELIPQKDGQKIDKAVARDLSEDLSTSMSEIKNVKLVERGQLKNALSSARLDQSDIIDPKTAKQLGKMLSADCILCGSISDRGTFVVINARMLDAQTGEVKFSVSVDFNK, from the coding sequence ATGCATAGGCTAATAGCTCTCATTTGCGCAGTGTTTGCAATATCGGCCATCCCGGCGCAGGCTGAGGATTATCCGATCGTCATAAGCCCTAAGACTGTCGCCGAACTCACAAAAAAGCTTAGCGACAAGATCACAGCCGATTCTGCATGGTCTACGTCAAAAACTGTCGCGATCCTTGATTTTGAACTTATCCCCCAAAAAGACGGCCAGAAAATCGATAAGGCAGTTGCGCGCGATCTGAGCGAGGACCTCTCGACATCCATGAGCGAGATAAAAAACGTCAAGCTTGTCGAACGAGGCCAACTCAAAAATGCGCTGTCGAGCGCCAGGCTCGATCAGAGCGATATTATCGACCCCAAAACCGCTAAGCAGCTCGGAAAAATGCTCTCTGCCGATTGCATTCTCTGCGGCAGCATATCAGACAGGGGAACGTTTGTCGTGATAAATGCAAGGATGCTAGACGCTCAGACGGGTGAGGTCAAATTCTCGGTTTCGGTGGATTTCAATAAATAA
- a CDS encoding GNAT family N-acetyltransferase: MIRLAVIDDLDFLLEHDQHIQRELMKCKILDSQVYIATTEADGIVGWLRYGLFWDEIPFMNMLYFLEQHRRKGLGRQVVKQWEEDMRQLGYHMVLTSTQSNEDGQHFYRRLGYVDSGVLLLPNEPAEIILQKDLA; the protein is encoded by the coding sequence ATGATCCGGCTTGCCGTAATTGATGACCTTGATTTTCTACTAGAGCATGACCAGCATATCCAGCGCGAGCTAATGAAGTGTAAAATCCTAGACTCACAAGTCTACATCGCAACGACAGAAGCTGATGGTATCGTGGGATGGCTGCGCTACGGTCTGTTCTGGGATGAAATCCCTTTTATGAACATGCTTTACTTTCTTGAGCAGCACCGCCGCAAAGGTCTGGGACGACAAGTTGTCAAGCAATGGGAAGAAGACATGAGGCAACTGGGGTACCACATGGTGCTTACATCAACGCAATCAAACGAAGATGGCCAACACTTTTACAGACGCCTCGGCTATGTTGATTCAGGCGTACTGCTGCTACCGAATGAACCGGCGGAAATCATTCTTCAAAAGGACCTGGCATAA
- a CDS encoding glycosyltransferase family 39 protein — MVSIRKLKINKAGPFTGYWAWIAISLVVLFTAIIRIRLLHTPLERDEGEYAYMGQLMLQGIPPYKLACNMKFPGTYAAYALIMALFGQSISGVHIGLMLANAVTIILMFLLTRRLFDSLAGVVAGATYGILSASSAFYGQAGHATHFVVLAAVGGTLLLLKAIDSGKRSHLLLSGLLFGTAILMKQSGVFFSLFAVAYLLCVQKKANAVASRARFSNIGILLLGIFLPLGLTFLILWDAGVFNRFWFWTVSYAREYSSQIPISMAFRVLESAVSSVVGPAYMLWVISGLGVVALFLDKNARPKSGFVVGFSICAFLAVCPAFYFRRHYFIQFIPALAILAGVAVSSCRRILYNSKVPKIILLLPIAIFFAAFVHTVGLQKEVFFMLSPDQVSAVVYNINPFPEAVRIADYIKKHSNKNDTVAVIGSEPEIYFYSDRHSATSYIYTYSLMENQKYALSMQRDMIREIDEAKPTFLLLVKVPTSWLAVPTSKTLIFDWASQYANRNFVPVGVADITADHTEYVWGAAAADYSLQSTYNVVVFKRKGAL; from the coding sequence ATGGTTAGTATCAGAAAACTCAAGATAAACAAAGCCGGTCCTTTTACCGGATATTGGGCGTGGATAGCTATATCGTTGGTTGTTTTGTTCACTGCAATAATACGAATCCGCCTGCTGCATACTCCGCTGGAGCGCGATGAAGGCGAATACGCATATATGGGTCAACTTATGCTCCAGGGCATACCTCCATATAAACTGGCCTGCAATATGAAATTTCCGGGCACGTATGCAGCCTACGCTTTAATAATGGCGCTGTTCGGTCAGAGCATATCCGGTGTGCATATTGGCCTGATGCTTGCCAACGCGGTTACTATTATTCTGATGTTTCTACTGACCAGGCGTCTTTTTGATTCGCTTGCCGGGGTTGTTGCCGGAGCGACTTATGGAATTTTGTCTGCAAGCTCTGCTTTTTATGGTCAGGCAGGGCATGCCACTCACTTTGTGGTGTTGGCTGCTGTCGGCGGAACACTACTGCTGCTTAAGGCTATTGATTCGGGCAAACGCAGTCACTTGTTATTGAGTGGCTTGTTGTTCGGAACAGCGATACTGATGAAGCAATCGGGAGTGTTTTTCTCGTTGTTTGCCGTGGCTTATCTACTTTGCGTGCAGAAAAAGGCAAATGCTGTGGCATCGCGCGCTCGGTTTTCCAACATCGGTATATTGCTGCTCGGTATATTTTTGCCTCTGGGCTTAACATTCTTAATACTTTGGGATGCGGGAGTTTTTAACAGGTTTTGGTTCTGGACAGTGTCTTACGCGCGTGAATACTCTTCGCAAATACCCATCTCAATGGCTTTTCGCGTCCTTGAGAGCGCAGTTTCCTCAGTGGTTGGTCCTGCCTATATGCTCTGGGTTATTTCCGGGCTGGGTGTAGTTGCTCTCTTTTTGGATAAAAACGCACGCCCGAAATCTGGCTTCGTAGTTGGATTTTCAATTTGCGCGTTTCTGGCTGTGTGCCCAGCGTTCTATTTCCGCAGGCACTATTTTATTCAGTTTATTCCTGCTCTAGCCATACTTGCCGGGGTCGCTGTAAGCTCTTGCAGACGAATACTTTATAATTCAAAGGTTCCTAAGATCATATTGCTTCTACCGATAGCGATATTCTTTGCAGCTTTTGTCCACACGGTAGGCCTACAAAAAGAAGTGTTTTTTATGCTGAGCCCAGATCAAGTGAGTGCCGTTGTATATAATATAAACCCTTTTCCTGAGGCGGTCAGAATTGCAGACTACATCAAGAAGCACTCAAATAAAAATGACACTGTTGCAGTCATAGGTTCCGAGCCTGAGATCTATTTCTACTCAGACAGGCATTCTGCGACCAGCTACATTTATACCTACAGTTTGATGGAAAACCAGAAGTATGCCTTGAGTATGCAGCGCGATATGATCAGGGAAATTGATGAGGCAAAACCTACATTTCTTTTATTAGTTAAAGTTCCCACGTCATGGCTTGCCGTACCGACGTCAAAGACACTGATTTTCGACTGGGCGAGTCAATATGCAAACAGGAATTTTGTTCCTGTTGGGGTAGCAGACATAACAGCGGACCATACCGAATATGTCTGGGGTGCTGCTGCTGCAGATTACTCACTGCAGTCTACATATAATGTGGTAGTCTTCAAGCGAAAGGGTGCCTTGTAG
- a CDS encoding ABC transporter ATP-binding protein, translating to MDERNKPKDKRAAFGRLLGYLKPYKGPVTIGIISNVGIGLIGLVPPLIYGKLITDQVIMATGRPFGHRARLLFFSIVVLLAIYISSALLSFTRGYIMHVLGEKIIRDLRRQIFARLQKLSVSYFDSRQTGEIMSRVTNDTQMVEEFVNHAADTLVSDIFRLLAMCAVMFYLSSKLALIALLPVPVLFFLAYRFARRIRGIYRAVRERLAEISANVQERIGGVRVVKAFAREDFEYDNFTADVNSYYDQRVKAVRMWTSFFPCVDLLIQFGNLGIWIVGALMIMNGSLTLGSMVIFTFYLGMLYQPVGNLARINDTIQRSLAAAERIFEVIDEEPAIADPDDAIDMPRIEGRVELDHVDFKYEDGEYVLRDISIKAEPGMIVALVGRSGAGKTSIVNLIPRFYDPSAGRVLIDGIDVKSVRQTSIRRQVAMVLQDTFLFNGTVRENIRYGKLDATDEEIAGAAKAANANEFIETMPQGYDTEIGERGIKLSGGQKQRLAIARAILSDPRILILDEATSSVDSESEYLIHRAMDRLMEGRTTFVIAHRLSTVKNADQIITLEHGRVTEVGDHKSLLNQDGVYSQMYAMQFKLNEELS from the coding sequence ACTGGTGCCTCCACTCATCTATGGAAAGCTTATCACTGATCAGGTGATCATGGCAACCGGGCGGCCTTTCGGCCATCGTGCCCGTCTGCTGTTTTTTTCCATTGTTGTTCTGCTTGCGATCTACATCAGCAGCGCGTTACTCTCATTTACTCGCGGCTACATAATGCATGTCTTGGGAGAGAAGATCATTCGCGACCTGCGAAGGCAAATTTTTGCCCGGCTGCAGAAGCTTTCAGTCTCATATTTCGATTCCCGGCAGACCGGCGAGATCATGTCCCGCGTCACCAACGACACCCAGATGGTTGAAGAGTTTGTAAACCATGCCGCGGATACTCTTGTCTCGGATATTTTTCGGCTGCTGGCTATGTGTGCCGTGATGTTTTATCTGTCGAGCAAGCTTGCGCTGATTGCTCTGTTACCGGTGCCTGTGCTTTTCTTTCTGGCATACAGGTTCGCGCGTCGGATCAGGGGAATCTACCGGGCGGTGCGCGAGAGGCTGGCGGAGATAAGCGCAAACGTGCAGGAGAGGATAGGCGGTGTGCGCGTAGTCAAAGCCTTCGCCCGGGAGGATTTCGAGTATGATAACTTCACGGCGGATGTCAATTCCTATTACGATCAGCGTGTCAAGGCCGTGCGAATGTGGACCAGTTTCTTTCCCTGCGTGGACCTGCTCATCCAATTCGGTAACCTGGGGATATGGATTGTCGGCGCGCTTATGATAATGAACGGCAGCCTGACTCTCGGATCGATGGTTATCTTCACATTCTACCTTGGAATGCTCTACCAGCCTGTGGGCAACCTCGCCAGGATAAACGACACCATTCAACGGTCACTGGCAGCCGCCGAGCGTATATTCGAGGTGATAGACGAGGAGCCTGCAATTGCCGACCCCGATGACGCTATAGACATGCCGCGGATAGAGGGCAGGGTGGAGCTCGACCATGTCGATTTCAAATATGAAGACGGCGAATATGTGCTTAGAGATATATCTATTAAGGCTGAGCCGGGGATGATTGTGGCTCTGGTCGGCAGAAGTGGCGCGGGCAAAACAAGTATAGTGAACCTCATCCCGCGTTTTTACGATCCAAGCGCCGGACGCGTGCTGATCGACGGCATAGATGTCAAGAGCGTCAGGCAGACGTCGATCAGACGTCAGGTCGCAATGGTGCTGCAGGATACTTTTTTGTTTAATGGCACGGTCCGCGAGAACATCCGCTACGGCAAACTCGATGCGACCGACGAGGAGATTGCCGGCGCAGCCAAGGCAGCCAACGCGAACGAGTTTATAGAGACCATGCCCCAGGGATATGATACCGAGATCGGCGAGCGGGGTATCAAGCTCTCCGGCGGCCAGAAGCAGAGACTGGCCATCGCGCGGGCGATTTTATCCGACCCGAGAATATTGATCCTAGATGAGGCGACCAGCTCCGTTGATTCCGAAAGCGAATACCTTATCCACCGCGCTATGGACCGGTTGATGGAGGGGCGCACTACGTTCGTCATTGCCCACCGTCTGTCGACCGTAAAGAATGCCGATCAGATAATTACTCTTGAGCATGGCCGGGTTACAGAGGTCGGCGATCACAAATCGCTCCTTAATCAGGACGGCGTTTATTCCCAGATGTACGCTATGCAGTTCAAACTCAATGAGGAACTAAGTTAG